TCGGCAGTCTGCTCTCGACCCGTTGAGGACGTTGGAGCGTACTGCAATGCTGCGTCTGCGCAGGGGCACCAGATGAGCACAATGTACTCAGGCATTTCGTTTCGACCCGACGTGCGCGAGGTGCTGTTTGGCCGCGAAGGCGGCGCAGGCTGGAAGTTGGACGTGTTCGGGCACGATCCGAACTGGTCTGACCCCTATGGCGATGCGTGGGAACAGTCACTGGACGAGATGCTTCCGCACCTCGCGCGGTTTGTCGACAGCAACAGCACTTGGAAAGTTCACCCCTCCGGGGAGCCAGCTACCTTCTGGGACGTCATCTCTGGTCACGTCATTCCTGCTGGAGGCTAATCGCCTAGCGTCCGCCCACCACCCGTTGCCGACCTCCAGCCTGTCTGCTTCCCAGCCTTTCCACCGACCCAACGCACCACCTCCCCCGAAATCCGTTGACCGGCGCGTGCATGCCGTTACGTCATTGTGTGCATCGACGCCCTTTGACCTGGGCCATCTGTCCGCTAAAAGGCCGCCCCGGTCGCGTGCGGGCTGATTGAGCCTTAAGCTGCGGCCCTGATTCCAGAGCGCCCGATTCCAGAGCGAATGCCCCAGACGCCCGTCATTCATGTCCTGAACGGTCCGAACCTGAACCTTCTGGGGACGCGGGAGCCGGAAATCTATGGGCACGACACCCTGGCCGACGTCCAGGCGCTGTGCGAGCGGACGGCCGATCAGGACGGCGGCGCGACCGTTGTGTTCCGCCAGTCGAACCATGAGGGTAAACTGATCGACTGGATCCATCAGGCGCGGACCGAGGCGTCGGCCCTGGTGATCAATCCGGCCGGATATGGCCACACTTCGGTCGCCCTGCTGGACGCGCTGAAGGCGCTGACCATTCCGATCGTGGAATGCCACCTGTCCAATCCGGCGGCGCGCGAGCGTTTCCGGCACCGATCCTATGTCTCGCCCGTGGCAAGGGGCGTGATCGCGGGCTTTGGCCCGCAGAGCTATGAACTGGCGGTCAAGGCCGCCCTCACCCTGGTCCGCGTGGCGGACAAGGAACGCGGAACGGCATAGGCCCGTTCGCCCAAAGGACACCGAGAGGCTGATACCCACCATGGCCGATGACAAGAAGACACTGAAGAACGACCCCGCCGGCGAGATCGACACCGCCCTGGTGCGGTCGCTGGCCGACATCCTGAACGACACCGATCTGACCGAGATCGAGGTCGAGCGTGGGGATCTGAAGATCCGCGTGGCGCGTGAGGTGACGGTGGCGACCCCCGTCCACTATGCCTCCGCCCCAGTGGCCCAGGCGGCTGCGCCCGCCGCCGCCCCGGCCCCCGCCTCCATGCCATCGGACCCGGCGACCATCGTGGCCAAGGCCGGCGAAGAGGTGAAGTCGCCGATGGTGGGCACCGCCTATCTGCGGCCCTCGCCCGAGGCTCAGGTGTTCGTCCAGGTTGGGGACAAGGTCAAAAAGGGCCAGACCCTGCTGATCGTCGAGGCCATGAAGACCATGAACCCGATCCAATCCCCCCGCGACGGCGTCGTCGCTGAGGTGGTGGTCGGCGACGCCCAGCCGGTCGAGTTCGGCGAACCGCTCGTCCTGCTGGAAGCCTGATCTCATGTTCACCAAGGTTCTGATCGCGAACCGGGGCGAGATCGCCCTGCGCATCCATCGTGCCTGCAAGGAGATGGGCATATCGACCGTGGCGGTCCATTCGGAAGCGGACCGCGGGGCGATGTGGGTGCGACTGGCCGACGAGAGCGTCTGCATCGGCCCGGCACCAGCGGCCAAGTCCTATCTGAACATTCCGTCGATCATCGCTGCGGCCGAGATCACCGGGGCCCAGGCCATTCACCCCGGATACGGCTTCCTGTCGGAAAACGCGCGCTTTGCCGAGATCGTCGAAGCGCACGGCATGACCTTCATCGGGCCCAAGCCCGAGCACATCCGCATCATGGGCGACAAGATCACCGCCAAACAGACGGTCAAGGATGCGGGCATTCCCGTGGTTCCCGGATCGGACGGTGAGGTCGAGACGGTCGAGGCCGCTATCGCGGCGTCCAAATCCATCGGCTTTCCCCTGATCGTGAAGGCCTCGGCCGGCGGCGGCGGGCGCGGCATGAAGGTGGCCCTGACGGCGGACGACCTGGTCGAGGCGGTGCAGACGGCCCAGTCCGAGGCCATGGCGGCCTTCGGCAACGGCGCGGTCTATATGGAGCGCTACCTGCAGAAGCCGCGCCATATCGAGCTGCAGGTCATCGCCGACAGCCATGGCAATGTCGTGCACCTGGGCGAGCGGGACTGTTCGCTGCAACGCCGGCACCAGAAGATCCTGGAAGAGGCCCCCTCTCCCGCCCTCACGGCCAAGGAGCGCGAGGCCATCGGCCGCACGGTCAATGAGGCGATCGGCAAGATCGGCTATCTGGGCGTCGGCACGATCGAGTTCCTGTGGGAAGACGGCGAGTTCTTCTTCATCGAAATGAACACCCGGCTGCAGGTCGAGCATCCGGTGACCGAGGCGATTACCGGCGTCGACCTGGTGCGCGAGCAGATCCGCATCGCGGCCGGCCTGCCGCTGTCGTTCACCCAGGACGACGTGCGGTTTGAGGGCCACGCCATCGAGGTGCGGATCAACGCCGAAAACGCCGAGACCTTTACCCCCTCGCCCGGCACCATCACCGACTTCCACGCCCCCGGCGGGCTGGGTGTACGGCTGGATAGCGCCATCTATGCCGGCTATTCGATCCCGCCCTTTTACGACAGCCTGATCGGCAAGCTGATCGTGCACGGCCGCGATCGAACCGAATGCGTCGCGCGGCTGAAGCGCAGCCTGAACGAAGTGGTCATCGGGGGCGTGGATACGACCATCCCCCTGTTCCAGAAGCTGTTGCAGGAGCCGGACATCCTGTCGGGCGACTATGACATCCACTGGCTGGAAAACTGGGCCAAGCGCCGGAAGGGCGAAGCCTGACCACCCATTCGGCCACGGGACCGTTCGCCGGTTTCGGACCGGACGACCTGTTGGCCTGCTATGCGCGGGGCGTCTTTCCCATGGGAGAGACGCGTGACGATCCCAGCGTGTTTCTGGTCGAGCCGGAGATGCGCGGCATCCTGCCACTGGCCGGGTTCCGCGTGCCCTCGCGCCTGGCCCGGACGGTACGGCAGGAGCGGTTCGAGGTCCGGGTCAACACCGCCTTTGCCGCGGTCCTGGACGGCTGTGCCGCCCCGGCGGCGGGCCGCGAGGACACCTGGATCAACGGGCCGATCCGGCGGCTGTATGTCGAACTGCATGCGCGCGGCCATGCCCACAGCGTCGAGACCTGGCGGGACGAGCGGCTGGTCGGCGGCCTGTATGGCGTGACCCTGGGCGGGGCATTCTTCGGCGAGAGCATGTTCAGCCAGGAGCGGGATGCGTCCAAGGTGGCCCTGGTGCATCTGGTGGCCAGGCTGAAACGCGGCGGATGGTGCCTGCTGGATGCCCAGTTTCAGACTGACCACCTGAGCCAGTTCGGCGCACTGGAGATGCCGCAGGAGGACTATCTGGTGCTGTTGGCCCAGGCCCTGAGTGTCACCACGGACAAGGCCATGTTTGAACGACCGCTTTCAGGAAGCGAGGCCCTGGATCAGCCTTTGCAGCCCACGACCCAGGCATCATAGACCGGGTGTTCCAGGGCGTTCAGCCCAGGGGACGAGGCGAACATCCAACCCTGAAAGATCTGGCGCGCGTCGATCGGCTGGACCGTACCGCGCGGCTGCAGACTGATCTGCAAATAGGCAAAGGCATCCTGGCCGCGCTCGTCGGGGGCCGAGACCTCGCAGGCGCGGGCGGTGAAGATCAGAGACTGGTCGAAGCGCACGGGACGTCCGCCCACCTCGACCTCGAACCGCATGGACTCGGCCGTGACCTTGTCGATCGCCTGAACGATGGCGACGCGGCGGCGCGGACGACTGGCCGGGC
The genomic region above belongs to Brevundimonas vitisensis and contains:
- the accC gene encoding acetyl-CoA carboxylase biotin carboxylase subunit, which produces MFTKVLIANRGEIALRIHRACKEMGISTVAVHSEADRGAMWVRLADESVCIGPAPAAKSYLNIPSIIAAAEITGAQAIHPGYGFLSENARFAEIVEAHGMTFIGPKPEHIRIMGDKITAKQTVKDAGIPVVPGSDGEVETVEAAIAASKSIGFPLIVKASAGGGGRGMKVALTADDLVEAVQTAQSEAMAAFGNGAVYMERYLQKPRHIELQVIADSHGNVVHLGERDCSLQRRHQKILEEAPSPALTAKEREAIGRTVNEAIGKIGYLGVGTIEFLWEDGEFFFIEMNTRLQVEHPVTEAITGVDLVREQIRIAAGLPLSFTQDDVRFEGHAIEVRINAENAETFTPSPGTITDFHAPGGLGVRLDSAIYAGYSIPPFYDSLIGKLIVHGRDRTECVARLKRSLNEVVIGGVDTTIPLFQKLLQEPDILSGDYDIHWLENWAKRRKGEA
- the aroQ gene encoding type II 3-dehydroquinate dehydratase, with translation MPQTPVIHVLNGPNLNLLGTREPEIYGHDTLADVQALCERTADQDGGATVVFRQSNHEGKLIDWIHQARTEASALVINPAGYGHTSVALLDALKALTIPIVECHLSNPAARERFRHRSYVSPVARGVIAGFGPQSYELAVKAALTLVRVADKERGTA
- the aat gene encoding leucyl/phenylalanyl-tRNA--protein transferase; protein product: MGETRDDPSVFLVEPEMRGILPLAGFRVPSRLARTVRQERFEVRVNTAFAAVLDGCAAPAAGREDTWINGPIRRLYVELHARGHAHSVETWRDERLVGGLYGVTLGGAFFGESMFSQERDASKVALVHLVARLKRGGWCLLDAQFQTDHLSQFGALEMPQEDYLVLLAQALSVTTDKAMFERPLSGSEALDQPLQPTTQAS
- the accB gene encoding acetyl-CoA carboxylase biotin carboxyl carrier protein, whose amino-acid sequence is MADDKKTLKNDPAGEIDTALVRSLADILNDTDLTEIEVERGDLKIRVAREVTVATPVHYASAPVAQAAAPAAAPAPASMPSDPATIVAKAGEEVKSPMVGTAYLRPSPEAQVFVQVGDKVKKGQTLLIVEAMKTMNPIQSPRDGVVAEVVVGDAQPVEFGEPLVLLEA
- a CDS encoding DUF2155 domain-containing protein, with protein sequence MKRRGILLTSALVLTLAGSGVVIAAGLQDSPQDARPSQDPIADLLRQTPAQPAPAATPAPSEAAPAGTPAPAAPIPVTPPGAEAALDEAEAEEAEVEEAVPVTTAAAATESDSPASRPRRRVAIVQAIDKVTAESMRFEVEVGGRPVRFDQSLIFTARACEVSAPDERGQDAFAYLQISLQPRGTVQPIDARQIFQGWMFASSPGLNALEHPVYDAWVVGCKG